The following proteins are co-located in the Apium graveolens cultivar Ventura chromosome 5, ASM990537v1, whole genome shotgun sequence genome:
- the LOC141724187 gene encoding transcription factor UNE10-like produces the protein MSQCVPGWDLDGSLKLTSQSSSFSLTPDVPTSDYEVAELTWENGNLSMHGLGQPRLPSTTKFMWDKTCVGGTLESIVDQATFLPNQKFLRNSNNELVPWFNNHKSMLATTPTATTKLTASSTGIVDALVPCTNMREGSSLLAMDSGFGTHVESCSGATVPIEKVRARRVKVPVENEWSSCPDNSGSESATFCKDSRQVTLDTCEKEVGTGGFTSPSMGSPGDTSSGKQCSGEDHDSVCHSKRQRVTVHEQPKKKTNGKSSVSAKRTRAAAVHNQSERKRRDRINQRMKTLQKLVPNSSKTDKASMLDEVIEYLKQLQAQVSMMNRMNMSPMMLPYAMQQQLQMSMMNPMMGMGMGMGMGMGMGHVMDLNTAMACRTNMAAVSPSVLHPSAFISPLNSWEGGRVDHRLHTPASVMQDPVSTFLAACQSQPMTMDAYSRMAALYQQLHHNSGPGAKN, from the exons ATGAGTCAGTGTGTACCTGGCTGGGATCTTGATGGTAGTCTAAAGCTCACTTCTCAATCCAGTTCTTTCTCCTTGACTCCCGATGTTCCTAC GTCAGATTATGAAGTAGCAGAGCTGACATGGGAAAATGGGAACTTATCTATGCATGGTCTAGGGCAACCACGACTGCCTTCTACAACCAAATTCATGTGGGATAAGACATGCGTTGGCGGCACCCTAGAGTCCATAGTTGATCAAGCCACCTTCTTACCCAACCAAAAATTTCTCAGAAATTCCAACAACGAACTCGTGCCATGGTTTAACAACCACAAATCTATGTTGGCCACTACCCCCACCGCAACTACTAAACTCACTGCCTCATCCACTGGGATAGTGGATGCGCTAGTTCCTTGCACAAACATGCGCGAGGGATCCTCGTTGCTGGCCATGGACTCGGGTTTTGGCACACATGTTGAGTCCTGTAGTGGCGCCACTGTGCCAATTGAGAAGGTGAGGGCACGGCGTGTAAAGGTGCCTGTAGAAAATGAGTGGAGTAGCTGCCCTGATAATAGTGGATCCGAGAGTGCAACGTTTTGTAAAGATAGTAGACAGGTGACTCTAGATACGTGCGAGAAGGAAGTCGGGACAGGAGGTTTCACTTCTCCCTCTATGGGTTCCCCTGGAGACACAAGCTCCGGAAAGCAGTGTTCCGGTGAGGACCACGACTCCGTTTGTCATAGCAAACGTCAG AGGGTGACAGTTCATGAACAACCAAAGAAGAAAACAAACGGAAAATCATCAGTTTCAGCTAAAAGGACTAGAGCAGCTGCCGTCCATAATCAATCCGAGAGG AAACGAAGAGATAGGATTAACCAAAGAATGAAGACACTGCAGAAGCTGGTTCCCAATTCTAGTAAG ACAGATAAAGCTTCTATGCTTGATGAAGTCATTGAATACCTGAAGCAACTTCAAGCACAAGTGAGTATGATGAATAGAATGAACATGTCTCCTATGATGTTACCATATGCCATGCAACAACAGCTCCAAATGTCAATGATGAACCCTATGATGGGTATGGGCATGGGGATGGGAATGGGAATGGGTATGGGACATGTCATGGATTTAAACACCGCCATGGCATGCCGCACTAACATGGCTGCAGTATCTCCATCGGTTCTTCATCCCTCCGCGTTCATCTCCCCTTTGAATTCGTGGGAAGGGGGTAGGGTTGATCACCGCTTACATACACCGGCATCAGTAATGCAGGACCCTGTGTCTACATTTCTTGCTGCATGTCAATCTCAG CCAATGACAATGGACGCATATAGTCGAATGGCCGCATTATATCAGCAGCTGCACCATAATTCTGGTCCTGGAGCAAAGAACTAA